One region of Streptomyces subrutilus genomic DNA includes:
- a CDS encoding substrate-binding domain-containing protein: MNTHLGRAVVAVAATAVTVSLTACGGSEEGDGRSGGAAKGDAVKVGLLLPENQTARYEKFDKPLIEKEVGRLTRGKGRVVYANAEQDAAKQNSQVDAMIAEKVDVLVIDAVDAKAIAGSVRKAKDAGIPVVAYDRLAEGPIDAYTSFDNEDVGKVQGQALLAALGDKAKDGQIVMMNGSVTDPNAKLFKSGAHAVLDGKVNIGKEYDTVDWKPENANASMASAISALGKGKIAGVYSANDGMAGGVIAALKAAGVSPLPPVTGQDAELAGVQRIVAGEQFMTVYKRYAPEAAAAAEMAVALAKGEKIDGIINQFVDSPTSKRVPSVLVPGVSLTKANVKATVVDDGVYTVAEICTDKLKAACEELGLK; the protein is encoded by the coding sequence GTGAACACGCATCTGGGCCGCGCAGTCGTCGCCGTCGCCGCCACGGCGGTCACCGTCTCGCTCACCGCTTGCGGCGGCTCGGAGGAGGGTGACGGGAGATCGGGCGGCGCTGCCAAGGGTGACGCGGTCAAGGTCGGTCTCCTTCTCCCGGAGAACCAGACCGCGCGCTACGAGAAGTTCGACAAGCCGCTCATCGAGAAGGAAGTCGGACGCCTCACGCGCGGCAAGGGCCGGGTCGTCTACGCCAACGCCGAGCAGGACGCGGCCAAGCAGAATTCCCAGGTCGACGCGATGATCGCGGAAAAGGTGGACGTCCTCGTCATCGACGCCGTGGATGCCAAGGCGATAGCCGGTTCGGTCAGGAAGGCCAAGGATGCCGGCATCCCGGTCGTCGCCTACGACCGCCTGGCGGAAGGCCCGATCGACGCCTACACCTCCTTCGACAACGAGGACGTCGGCAAGGTCCAGGGCCAGGCGCTGCTGGCGGCGCTGGGCGACAAGGCCAAGGACGGCCAGATCGTCATGATGAACGGCTCGGTCACCGACCCGAACGCCAAGCTCTTCAAGTCGGGCGCGCATGCCGTCCTCGACGGCAAGGTGAACATCGGCAAGGAGTACGACACCGTCGACTGGAAGCCGGAGAACGCCAACGCCAGCATGGCGTCCGCGATCTCGGCGCTCGGCAAGGGCAAGATCGCCGGCGTCTACTCCGCCAACGACGGCATGGCCGGTGGCGTCATCGCCGCCCTCAAGGCCGCCGGCGTCTCGCCGCTGCCCCCGGTCACCGGCCAGGACGCCGAACTCGCCGGTGTGCAGCGCATCGTCGCGGGCGAGCAGTTCATGACCGTCTACAAGCGGTACGCCCCCGAGGCCGCGGCCGCCGCGGAGATGGCCGTCGCCCTCGCCAAGGGCGAGAAGATCGACGGGATCATCAACCAGTTCGTGGACAGCCCGACCAGCAAGCGCGTGCCCTCGGTCCTCGTCCCGGGCGTCTCGCTGACCAAGGCCAACGTCAAGGCCACCGTGGTCGACGACGGCGTCTACACGGTCGCCGAGATCTGCACGGACAAGCTCAAGGCCGCTTGCGAGGAACTCGGCCTGAAGTAG